The following proteins are encoded in a genomic region of Spirosoma sp. SC4-14:
- the lipB gene encoding lipoyl(octanoyl) transferase LipB: MNSRINKQVEVRELGLIDYQTAWDEQERLFADIVNRKLQNRSVEAHAQQLTPNYLLFCEHPHVYTLGTSGHQDNLLVNEEKLAGELGASFFKIRRGGDITYHGPGQLVGYPILDLDNFFTDIHKYMRLLEESIILTLADYGLSAGRIDGLTGVWLDYDGGDNPRKICAMGVKASRWVTMHGFALNVTTNLSYFGHIVPCGISDKAVTSLASELGHEVALKDVANRVQTHLATLFDMKLVEATARQSESLPVV; encoded by the coding sequence ATGAATAGTCGGATCAATAAACAAGTAGAGGTTCGGGAATTAGGCCTGATTGATTATCAAACAGCCTGGGATGAACAGGAACGGCTATTTGCCGATATCGTCAATCGGAAGCTACAGAATCGGTCGGTAGAGGCCCATGCCCAGCAACTAACGCCCAACTATTTGTTGTTTTGCGAGCATCCGCACGTGTATACGCTTGGGACGAGTGGCCACCAGGATAACCTGCTGGTTAACGAAGAAAAACTGGCTGGCGAATTGGGGGCGTCGTTCTTTAAGATTCGGCGCGGTGGTGATATTACCTACCATGGACCAGGACAACTGGTTGGCTACCCAATTCTGGATCTGGATAATTTCTTTACCGATATACATAAATACATGCGCCTGCTGGAAGAATCGATTATTCTGACGCTGGCCGACTATGGGCTAAGTGCTGGCCGGATCGATGGGCTAACCGGGGTTTGGCTCGATTATGACGGAGGGGATAATCCGCGCAAGATTTGTGCAATGGGCGTAAAAGCGAGCCGTTGGGTAACCATGCACGGGTTTGCCCTGAACGTTACTACCAATTTGAGTTATTTTGGGCATATTGTTCCCTGCGGCATTTCCGACAAAGCCGTTACCTCGCTGGCAAGTGAGTTGGGGCACGAAGTTGCTCTGAAAGATGTAGCCAATCGGGTGCAGACGCATCTGGCTACATTATTCGATATGAAATTAGTGGAGGCAACAGCGAGACAGAGCGAGAGTTTGCCAGTCGTGTAG
- a CDS encoding YraN family protein produces MAQHNETGKQGEAEAVRYLREKGFEIMARNYRHQHAEIDLVAKKGKLLIFIEVKTRTNLSYGNPEEFVSYTKARLVMKAAEHYIFANDWQHDIRFDIVAVTVTGNEIRIKHLEDAFC; encoded by the coding sequence ATGGCCCAACACAACGAAACTGGCAAACAGGGCGAAGCCGAAGCCGTTCGCTACCTACGCGAAAAAGGATTCGAAATTATGGCCCGCAACTATCGACATCAACATGCCGAAATTGACCTCGTTGCAAAAAAAGGGAAGTTGTTGATCTTTATAGAAGTCAAAACCCGCACAAACCTCAGCTACGGTAATCCCGAAGAGTTTGTTTCGTATACGAAAGCCCGACTGGTTATGAAAGCGGCCGAACATTACATTTTTGCCAACGACTGGCAACACGATATTCGCTTCGATATTGTTGCCGTTACAGTAACTGGCAACGAAATCCGCATTAAGCACCTTGAAGATGCTTTTTGTTAG
- a CDS encoding ribonuclease H-like domain-containing protein — MPQAVSWKRRLKNFLFIDLKTVAGQPSLLSVEPRLQRQWEEKSRFFKSEEELSAAGWYDRRASYYAEFGKIICIGVGGLFFDEDDKPHLKVKLLSNDDEAAILNEFLTIVNRYPPGELTLCAHNGKEFDFPYLSRRLMVNGLPLPPALQISGKKPWEIPHKDTLEMWQFGDKRHFAPLDLLAAVLNISARPLEWTGDRTSEMYYREHDWPRIEQYARDSMVMLVQVYMRMVGAPLVADEHIVMSD; from the coding sequence ATGCCTCAAGCTGTATCCTGGAAACGTCGATTAAAAAATTTCCTGTTTATTGATCTGAAAACAGTAGCTGGCCAACCTTCGCTACTGTCGGTTGAACCCCGCCTGCAACGGCAATGGGAAGAGAAAAGCCGCTTTTTCAAGAGTGAAGAAGAGCTTTCGGCCGCTGGCTGGTACGACCGGCGGGCGTCTTATTATGCCGAATTTGGAAAAATTATCTGTATCGGCGTGGGTGGCTTATTTTTTGATGAAGATGATAAGCCACATCTGAAAGTTAAATTGCTCAGCAACGATGACGAGGCTGCTATTCTGAATGAGTTTTTAACCATCGTTAATCGGTATCCACCCGGCGAATTGACTCTTTGCGCCCATAACGGGAAGGAGTTTGACTTCCCTTATCTGTCGCGCCGACTGATGGTCAATGGCTTACCTTTGCCGCCTGCTCTACAGATTTCGGGCAAGAAACCCTGGGAAATTCCGCATAAGGATACCCTGGAAATGTGGCAGTTTGGCGATAAACGGCATTTTGCTCCGCTCGATTTGCTGGCCGCTGTGCTGAATATATCTGCTCGCCCGCTCGAATGGACCGGCGATCGTACCAGCGAGATGTATTACCGAGAACATGACTGGCCGCGCATCGAACAATATGCCCGCGATTCGATGGTGATGCTCGTGCAGGTATATATGCGCATGGTGGGCGCCCCGCTTGTGGCCGACGAGCATATTGTTATGAGCGACTGA
- a CDS encoding S41 family peptidase — translation MLNHFLLRPALFVATLSSFLLTSCWKDVNPTTTLFNTNNPNGLATDREVNSWILTNMKYYYLWNDKIPANPDTSLTPDKFFLSLLYDRNNTANPNRDRFSWIQQSADELKASLSGQSKTTGMEYRLYYKDNTKTNVIGSVLYVLPGSPAAAAGFKRGDIFTTVNGQALTGTNYAELLANDALTFGMATIANGALIDSGITRQVTPVVFQEDPVLLDTTYSIGGKTIGYIVYNQFIPGVYQNGGSSDKTYDNKLDNIFGKFKQRGVNELVLDLRYNPGGYVSSSTTLASLIGKNINGSNVFYAQQWNSAVTADYNKKYNAGWNTQYFQLKSNNIGGNLSRVFILTTGSTASASELVINGLQPFMTVTTIGTTTVGKNVGSITISDQTGYIKWGMQPLTFRSTNAQGFGDYATGFTPSVEVKEPAYGMKALGDLAEPLLGEAIYQISGVRTTARRGVSPDDILPEAASSLDQKAGGSNMFLENSAKLLK, via the coding sequence ATGCTTAACCATTTTCTGCTACGCCCGGCGCTGTTTGTAGCCACTCTGAGCAGTTTCCTGCTGACTTCCTGCTGGAAGGATGTCAACCCAACAACAACGCTATTCAATACAAACAACCCCAACGGACTGGCTACCGACCGGGAAGTGAACAGTTGGATTTTAACCAACATGAAGTATTACTACCTCTGGAACGATAAAATTCCGGCCAATCCTGACACTAGCCTTACCCCCGACAAGTTTTTTCTATCGCTTCTGTATGACCGAAACAACACGGCAAACCCTAATCGCGACCGTTTTTCCTGGATTCAGCAAAGCGCCGACGAGCTGAAGGCATCGCTCAGCGGGCAATCGAAAACAACGGGGATGGAGTATCGACTGTATTATAAGGACAATACCAAAACCAATGTTATTGGATCGGTGCTGTATGTACTACCCGGATCGCCCGCAGCGGCCGCCGGATTTAAGCGGGGCGACATATTCACAACAGTCAATGGGCAGGCTCTTACAGGTACTAATTACGCCGAACTCCTGGCAAACGATGCGCTGACGTTTGGCATGGCAACTATAGCCAATGGCGCTCTTATCGATAGTGGTATAACCCGCCAGGTAACACCAGTTGTTTTTCAGGAAGATCCCGTATTGCTCGATACGACCTACTCAATAGGCGGTAAAACAATCGGTTATATTGTCTACAATCAGTTTATACCGGGTGTTTATCAGAATGGAGGCAGCAGCGACAAAACCTACGACAATAAACTCGACAATATTTTCGGCAAGTTTAAACAGCGTGGTGTTAACGAGCTGGTTCTCGATCTGCGCTACAATCCGGGCGGCTATGTCAGTTCCTCAACAACCCTGGCTAGTTTGATTGGTAAAAATATTAACGGTTCCAACGTATTTTACGCGCAGCAATGGAATAGCGCCGTAACTGCCGATTATAATAAGAAATACAATGCCGGTTGGAACACGCAGTATTTCCAGCTCAAAAGCAACAACATTGGTGGTAATCTCAGTCGGGTTTTCATCTTAACAACGGGCAGCACGGCATCGGCCAGCGAACTCGTCATTAATGGCCTTCAACCGTTCATGACCGTAACAACGATTGGCACAACAACCGTTGGAAAAAACGTTGGCTCCATTACTATCTCAGACCAGACTGGCTATATAAAATGGGGAATGCAACCGCTCACATTCCGCTCAACCAATGCGCAGGGTTTCGGCGATTATGCAACAGGTTTTACTCCTTCGGTTGAGGTGAAGGAACCAGCCTATGGCATGAAAGCCCTGGGCGATCTGGCAGAACCGCTCCTGGGTGAAGCCATTTATCAGATTAGCGGTGTACGAACAACGGCCCGTCGGGGAGTAAGCCCAGATGACATTTTGCCCGAAGCAGCATCATCGCTCGATCAAAAAGCCGGAGGAAGCAATATGTTTCTGGAAAATTCCGCCAAATTACTTAAGTGA